Proteins encoded in a region of the Corallococcus soli genome:
- the gmk gene encoding guanylate kinase encodes MNEPSGLPPGLLLVLSAPSGAGKTTLAHRLLKEMPDGIFSTSVTTRRPRGKEQEGVDYNFVGVATFQQKIEQGEFVEWAEVHGHFYGSPQSVVDEARSRRGTAVFDIDVQGGQAIKRKHPDAVLIFVLPPSMDELERRLRDRQTDSDETIRRRMLGARSEIERGIASYDYIVVNDDFERAYHELRSVVVAEQCRRGRVDLSKLKFGG; translated from the coding sequence ATGAACGAACCCTCTGGACTCCCGCCTGGCCTGCTGCTCGTTCTCTCTGCTCCCTCTGGGGCGGGCAAGACCACCCTCGCGCACCGCCTCCTGAAGGAGATGCCAGACGGCATCTTCTCCACGAGCGTCACCACCCGCCGGCCCCGAGGCAAGGAGCAGGAAGGGGTGGACTACAACTTCGTTGGGGTGGCCACCTTCCAGCAGAAGATCGAGCAGGGGGAGTTCGTGGAGTGGGCCGAAGTGCACGGCCACTTCTATGGAAGCCCTCAGTCGGTGGTGGACGAAGCGCGGAGCCGTCGCGGCACCGCCGTCTTCGACATCGACGTGCAGGGCGGACAGGCCATCAAGCGCAAGCACCCTGACGCGGTCCTCATCTTCGTCCTGCCGCCCTCCATGGATGAACTGGAACGCCGTCTCCGCGACCGACAGACGGACTCGGACGAAACCATCCGGCGTCGGATGCTGGGTGCTCGCTCGGAGATCGAGCGGGGGATCGCGTCCTACGACTACATCGTCGTGAACGACGACTTCGAGCGCGCCTATCATGAGCTGCGCTCGGTGGTGGTCGCGGAGCAGTGCCGGAGGGGAAGGGTAGACCTCTCCAAGCTCAAGTTCGGAGGGTGA